In Candidatus Paceibacterota bacterium, a single genomic region encodes these proteins:
- a CDS encoding GNAT family protein — protein MERAARWPVVLEDGGVTLQPLRFRDRAAWDEVRAINREWLSPWEATLPHVPREPVEMKLPTFYQKVVSHNREGRAFRSLNLAIWYKGALVGQITLGGIIFGALRGAHIGYWIDKRYANLGITTKAVTMITDYAFDVLGLHRIEINLRPENAASRRVAEKSGYRLEGERPRYLHIDGKWRDHICFVRENPKIT, from the coding sequence ATGGAGCGCGCGGCTCGGTGGCCAGTTGTTCTAGAAGATGGCGGCGTAACCCTTCAACCACTACGTTTTCGCGATCGAGCTGCCTGGGATGAAGTTCGCGCGATAAATCGCGAATGGCTCAGTCCGTGGGAAGCCACCCTCCCTCATGTTCCGCGAGAGCCAGTCGAAATGAAATTGCCGACGTTCTACCAGAAAGTGGTCTCACATAATCGAGAAGGGCGGGCTTTTCGCTCATTGAATCTCGCCATCTGGTACAAGGGCGCACTTGTAGGTCAAATAACACTCGGTGGAATCATCTTCGGAGCGCTTCGGGGAGCACATATCGGGTACTGGATTGATAAGCGATATGCCAATCTTGGAATCACTACCAAGGCCGTCACGATGATTACTGACTATGCATTTGATGTACTGGGGCTCCATCGCATTGAAATAAACCTTCGTCCAGAAAACGCGGCTTCTCGACGAGTCGCCGAGAAATCGGGCTATCGCCTCGAAGGAGAGCGACCCCGTTATCTCCACATTGATGGGAAATGGCGGGACCACATCTGTTTTGTTCGCGAAAATCCAAAGATCACATAG
- the glp gene encoding gephyrin-like molybdotransferase Glp, whose amino-acid sequence MSEQVRVDEFLTSLLAICKPLDAFDMPLLDAHGATLADDVYSGDRLVMKAGSRIRSTQIGLAASIGLRQLPTRPHPRVVVISAGPDLVEPGNHLKIGEEYETNSWLLATSVREAGAVAYRVFSIPEDEEQLKGVVEDQLVRADLIIVSGERGGDSFDLITRALSSLGEITTVDLAIEASGRHNYGVIGPDKTPVVTLPGDPISAYISLELFIRPMIRTMLGSTNIHRPSVKSRLERPIASASGSRSYVRAHLSEDGRSVRALPSQEDLATLSDSNALIAVPESDVDLEAGAEVTVVVLRRRYF is encoded by the coding sequence ATGTCAGAGCAAGTGCGTGTCGATGAATTTCTTACTTCCCTACTTGCCATCTGCAAGCCGCTGGACGCTTTTGATATGCCCCTGCTGGACGCTCATGGCGCCACCCTTGCCGATGACGTCTACTCAGGTGATCGCTTGGTCATGAAGGCTGGTTCGAGAATTAGATCGACGCAGATAGGACTGGCTGCTTCCATCGGATTAAGACAACTTCCTACTCGTCCCCACCCACGGGTGGTTGTTATTTCGGCGGGTCCTGATCTGGTTGAGCCGGGAAATCACCTCAAAATTGGCGAAGAGTATGAAACCAATTCGTGGTTGCTTGCGACCTCCGTCCGCGAAGCAGGTGCAGTCGCCTATCGAGTCTTCTCAATTCCAGAGGATGAGGAGCAGCTCAAAGGAGTGGTTGAAGACCAACTCGTCCGTGCCGATCTCATCATTGTGAGCGGAGAAAGAGGCGGTGACTCCTTCGATCTCATCACACGCGCATTGAGTTCACTGGGCGAGATCACGACAGTGGATCTAGCAATTGAGGCCAGCGGAAGGCACAACTACGGTGTCATTGGTCCAGATAAGACGCCGGTCGTCACTCTTCCCGGTGATCCCATCTCCGCCTACATTTCCCTCGAACTCTTCATCCGGCCAATGATCAGAACCATGCTCGGGTCCACCAATATTCATCGCCCATCGGTTAAGTCTCGACTGGAGCGTCCTATCGCGTCGGCCAGTGGGTCTCGTTCGTACGTGAGGGCCCACCTTTCTGAAGATGGAAGGTCAGTGAGAGCGCTTCCTTCTCAGGAAGATCTAGCCACGCTCTCGGATTCAAATGCACTGATCGCTGTACCTGAATCGGACGTTGATTTGGAAGCGGGTGCCGAGGTTACGGTGGTTGTGCTCCGCCGTAGATATTTTTAG
- a CDS encoding 5-formyltetrahydrofolate cyclo-ligase — MKTNSGKDAKKALRDRYRWERKDRYVPASFTFLLDAPEMRAAKCVTSYISTGDEPSTKELNRELIARGVTILLPRVHGKVLQWVEWNGDAKSLKESKGLFEPIGKERDDISDIDVVIVPGLHLDQQGYRLGQGGGFYDRALPSMPGWKVGIVHSGEITSDPLPREPHDIKLDAGATPDLIIRFPN; from the coding sequence GTGAAAACGAATTCAGGGAAAGACGCTAAGAAAGCACTTCGGGATCGATATCGGTGGGAGCGAAAAGACCGATACGTGCCCGCATCTTTTACCTTCTTATTAGATGCCCCGGAAATGAGAGCCGCGAAATGTGTCACAAGTTACATCTCCACCGGCGATGAGCCAAGTACGAAGGAATTGAATCGAGAACTCATTGCCCGCGGAGTAACCATTCTCCTTCCACGAGTCCACGGAAAAGTCTTGCAGTGGGTCGAATGGAACGGTGATGCTAAGTCTCTCAAAGAGAGCAAGGGACTTTTCGAGCCCATTGGAAAAGAACGCGATGACATCTCAGATATAGATGTCGTGATTGTCCCCGGCCTGCATTTGGACCAACAGGGCTACCGCCTTGGCCAAGGCGGGGGGTTTTACGACCGCGCACTCCCATCAATGCCAGGTTGGAAAGTGGGCATCGTGCATTCAGGAGAAATCACCAGCGATCCACTTCCGCGCGAACCGCACGACATCAAATTGGATGCGGGCGCGACGCCCGATCTCATTATCCGCTTTCCAAACTAA
- a CDS encoding acyl-CoA dehydrogenase family protein — translation MATDALFELPSEYQDLRQSVRSLAEKEIAPFAHAVDEEARFPQEAFDALQGAGLAAAHVPTEYGGEGADALGVVLIVEEVARACASSSLIPAVNKLGSLPLMFSGSQEQKERWLRPLAQGKGFSYCLSESSAGSDAAAIRTKATKSGDKWIISGSKKWISNAGFSDFYTVFASTDSNKGAEGITAFIVEKSDPGVSFGAHEKKMGFRGSPTREVYFDNVELSDDRRISEVNEGFALAMLTLDHTRITIAAQALGIAQGAFDIAAKYAHEREQFNKPIFNFQAIQFMLADMAIAIAAARQMTYAAASKSERNDPDLKFFAAACKTLASDTAMRVTTDAVQIMGGYGYVSDYPVERMMRDAKLTQIYEGTNQIQRIVIAKNLPKN, via the coding sequence GTGGCCACTGACGCGCTTTTTGAACTTCCATCTGAGTACCAAGATCTGCGCCAGAGCGTTCGCTCACTCGCGGAGAAAGAGATTGCGCCCTTTGCACATGCGGTAGATGAAGAGGCGCGCTTTCCTCAAGAAGCATTCGATGCACTTCAAGGTGCAGGATTAGCCGCAGCTCATGTTCCTACTGAATATGGCGGAGAAGGTGCTGATGCCCTTGGAGTAGTTCTCATTGTTGAAGAAGTAGCTCGGGCATGCGCGTCTTCATCTCTGATTCCGGCTGTCAACAAACTTGGTTCATTGCCTCTCATGTTTTCTGGATCGCAAGAGCAGAAGGAGAGATGGCTGCGTCCACTAGCTCAGGGGAAGGGGTTCTCGTACTGTCTCTCCGAATCGAGTGCTGGATCAGATGCCGCCGCAATTCGAACGAAGGCCACTAAGTCCGGAGATAAATGGATTATTAGCGGCAGCAAAAAATGGATTTCGAATGCTGGTTTCTCCGATTTCTACACGGTCTTTGCGTCGACAGATTCGAACAAGGGGGCCGAGGGGATAACAGCTTTCATTGTCGAAAAGAGTGACCCAGGGGTCTCTTTTGGAGCCCACGAGAAGAAAATGGGTTTCAGAGGGTCGCCCACTCGGGAGGTCTACTTCGACAATGTCGAACTCTCTGACGATCGACGCATTAGTGAAGTAAATGAGGGCTTCGCACTGGCGATGCTGACCCTTGATCACACTCGCATCACAATCGCGGCCCAAGCACTTGGAATTGCGCAAGGTGCCTTCGATATTGCCGCAAAATATGCTCACGAGCGCGAGCAATTTAACAAGCCGATATTCAATTTCCAAGCAATCCAATTTATGTTGGCAGATATGGCAATTGCAATTGCCGCAGCGCGTCAGATGACCTACGCGGCTGCCTCCAAGAGCGAGCGGAATGATCCAGACTTGAAGTTCTTTGCCGCAGCGTGCAAAACCTTGGCCAGTGACACGGCGATGCGGGTCACAACCGATGCGGTCCAGATTATGGGTGGATACGGCTATGTTTCAGATTATCCCGTCGAGCGAATGATGCGCGATGCGAAACTGACTCAGATTTACGAAGGCACCAATCAGATTCAAAGAATTGTTATAGCAAAAAATTTACCGAAAAATTAG
- a CDS encoding bifunctional copper resistance protein CopD/cytochrome c oxidase assembly protein — protein MTLLAASVSSAGPFVNALTTMSKFFGITASVCLIGVLLCMGFLLEDNEGALGAEALKLRTVALWSGGIWVVVAGANIVFTLANVLDETIGAALDPTTLRSFVTQVTLGQYMFFQLLVAILVVILVPRVKRVGGATLLLLLALVGVVAPVFQSHSSASGSHSLAVGSLVIHVLALMLWVGGIFGLGLLDPHSRVIAAPRFSQLALWAVVAVVLSGAANAWIRLDFAAAWHTSYALIVIAKVILTGGLIFMGYQHRRNLNSGKMTSIHWAKFTQLVGIELSIMIIALALGSWLSTNQPPTPTENIKFDAATTIAGLPMPAAPNFTRLFFDFDPDALFLGIVLLSTALYLRGVYRLRKQGDSWPIFRTISFLSGMYFITYATSGGVGVYAHFSFSYHMIAHMILGMIAPIFIILSAPITLALRTLPQGRTPTERGVRGTLIAALHSKLVSVWVNPVVALLLFDGSLFALYFTSLFGGMMQSHIGHFAMNLHFVLAGLLFFHVIIGVDPNPKRVPYLMRIVILFVAMSIHAFFSVALMSSTALLDGGYFAQLHRPWSPDLLADQHLAGSIGWAMGEIPILLALVATFILWVRDDSHEAKRIDRNAERLAAMGQPDELAQYNAYLSSLAERDKKVEEIERGH, from the coding sequence ATGACATTACTGGCGGCATCCGTCTCTTCGGCAGGACCTTTTGTCAATGCTCTAACAACAATGAGCAAGTTCTTTGGAATCACGGCGAGTGTCTGCCTCATCGGTGTCTTACTTTGCATGGGTTTCCTTCTAGAGGATAACGAAGGCGCCCTGGGCGCTGAAGCATTGAAGCTGCGCACTGTTGCTCTGTGGAGCGGCGGAATATGGGTTGTTGTTGCCGGGGCAAATATTGTTTTCACACTCGCCAATGTTCTGGATGAAACAATTGGGGCCGCATTAGATCCCACGACCCTTAGGTCTTTCGTCACCCAGGTGACCCTGGGCCAGTACATGTTTTTCCAATTGCTGGTAGCGATCCTCGTCGTAATCCTGGTACCGCGTGTGAAGCGCGTTGGCGGAGCAACCCTCCTTCTCCTGCTGGCACTGGTTGGCGTGGTTGCTCCCGTATTCCAATCACATTCGTCGGCAAGCGGATCGCACTCACTTGCGGTTGGGTCATTGGTTATTCACGTTCTCGCATTGATGCTCTGGGTGGGTGGAATCTTTGGACTTGGGCTGCTTGATCCGCACTCTCGTGTCATTGCAGCACCGCGGTTTAGTCAATTGGCACTCTGGGCGGTTGTCGCGGTTGTACTAAGTGGAGCCGCCAATGCATGGATTCGATTGGATTTTGCGGCCGCCTGGCACACGAGTTACGCACTCATCGTCATTGCCAAAGTGATTTTGACTGGCGGCTTGATTTTCATGGGATATCAACACCGACGCAACCTCAATTCAGGCAAAATGACCAGTATTCACTGGGCGAAATTTACTCAACTGGTTGGGATCGAACTTTCGATCATGATTATTGCGCTGGCACTCGGTTCGTGGCTCTCAACCAATCAGCCGCCCACTCCTACCGAAAACATTAAGTTTGATGCGGCCACCACAATTGCCGGTCTTCCTATGCCAGCGGCTCCCAACTTCACGAGACTATTTTTCGATTTCGATCCCGACGCACTCTTCCTGGGCATCGTCCTTCTCTCTACTGCGCTCTATCTACGGGGCGTCTATCGTCTGAGAAAACAGGGCGATTCATGGCCCATCTTTCGAACGATCTCATTTTTATCTGGGATGTACTTCATCACCTACGCAACAAGTGGCGGGGTTGGTGTCTATGCCCACTTCTCATTCTCGTATCACATGATCGCCCACATGATTCTGGGAATGATCGCCCCCATCTTTATTATCCTTAGTGCTCCTATCACTCTGGCTCTGCGAACCCTGCCGCAAGGCCGCACGCCGACTGAACGCGGAGTCCGCGGAACTCTGATCGCTGCTCTTCACTCCAAATTGGTGAGTGTCTGGGTGAATCCGGTTGTGGCGTTACTGCTTTTCGATGGTTCTCTATTTGCCCTGTACTTCACCTCATTATTTGGCGGGATGATGCAGAGCCACATTGGCCACTTCGCCATGAATCTCCATTTTGTTCTGGCAGGGCTTCTTTTCTTCCATGTCATTATCGGCGTGGATCCAAATCCAAAGCGCGTTCCGTATCTGATGAGAATCGTGATCCTTTTTGTCGCAATGAGTATTCACGCATTCTTCTCGGTGGCACTCATGTCTTCGACCGCGCTCCTTGACGGTGGCTATTTTGCACAGTTGCACCGCCCCTGGTCGCCCGATCTTCTCGCCGATCAACATCTCGCTGGTTCCATTGGATGGGCAATGGGGGAGATTCCTATATTGCTGGCGCTCGTGGCTACGTTTATTCTCTGGGTGCGGGACGACTCACATGAGGCAAAGAGAATTGATCGCAACGCCGAGCGCCTGGCCGCGATGGGCCAACCCGATGAGCTAGCGCAGTACAACGCCTACCTTTCTAGTCTTGCCGAGAGAGATAAGAAAGTAGAGGAAATCGAACGTGGCCACTGA
- a CDS encoding copper resistance protein CopC, with product MRLHKTLVGAVLAFIAFGSTWSASANSLVSATPNAGAVLTSSPSAISMTTEAPLIDQGNMITVRDPQGTRVDDGTLTVNGTDVVAGLKLLTVSGIYTVSYSLLTDNDIPLEGTYTFSFTAPSVISSPSPTVITPSASPGNSPSNSVGVPTLVIALILAAVAVFLSLCFYAWKLITKR from the coding sequence GTGAGGCTACATAAAACCCTGGTGGGGGCGGTTCTGGCCTTCATTGCATTCGGATCGACCTGGTCGGCCAGTGCCAATTCACTCGTAAGCGCAACTCCTAATGCCGGAGCCGTGCTTACCTCCTCGCCCAGTGCAATCAGTATGACGACCGAGGCGCCACTCATTGATCAGGGAAATATGATCACCGTGCGCGATCCACAGGGCACTCGAGTAGATGACGGTACTTTGACTGTCAATGGGACCGATGTCGTGGCCGGTTTGAAATTGCTTACGGTCAGCGGTATTTACACCGTCTCATATTCGCTACTCACCGATAATGACATTCCACTTGAAGGCACGTACACATTTTCGTTTACCGCCCCCAGTGTGATCAGTTCTCCATCGCCTACTGTCATTACACCCTCTGCAAGCCCGGGAAACTCCCCGAGCAACTCTGTGGGAGTACCGACGTTGGTTATTGCTCTCATTCTCGCCGCAGTGGCCGTCTTCTTGTCCCTCTGCTTCTATGCGTGGAAGCTCATCACGAAACGATGA
- a CDS encoding FmdB family zinc ribbon protein, which translates to MPTYQYACSACQHEFEIFQAFTDTSLTHCPECNGQLRKVYSPVGVVFKGSGFYKTDSGSSSKAPSTASAAPSSSSVAPAAPSSTAPAAPTSTTAPN; encoded by the coding sequence ATGCCAACGTACCAATATGCATGCAGCGCCTGCCAACACGAATTTGAGATATTCCAGGCTTTTACCGATACATCGTTGACCCATTGCCCCGAGTGCAACGGCCAATTACGAAAGGTCTACTCCCCAGTTGGAGTCGTCTTTAAGGGCTCAGGTTTCTACAAGACCGATTCTGGATCTTCTTCAAAAGCGCCATCAACAGCTTCCGCCGCTCCATCATCATCTTCTGTTGCACCTGCTGCACCATCCAGCACGGCACCTGCTGCGCCAACTTCAACAACAGCACCTAACTAG
- a CDS encoding MMPL family transporter produces the protein MFDTLAHLVVRRRKITLFLFIIIVVSAGAIGSAVISKLDSGGYSDPKSESAQASKYLTDHFNVKDPSVVLVVDSGMKGLNDATVIASESRLESQVKVVPGVAQTLSYWSSGKSPTLMSSDGKAAFLFVYTEKTNFGSIEDVGRVIQEKFEGKFESLTVYTSGAGVVAHAINSKISKDLALAEAISIPLTFILLAFVFGALVASAMPLVVGISAILGALFIILLFTLFTNVSIYALNLITGLGLGLGIDYALLIVNRFREELHSGKNVEEAVTTTIMSAGKTVFYSGLTVLVTLSSLMLFPLSFLKSFGYAGIAVTTLAVVGALIPLPAILAILGNRIDKGVVRRGAITQKEEGRWARTARFVMRRPVPVVVVSLIILGVLAAPIKDIAFAQIDSRVLPKSNSAAIASKMILDRFPGQESSPIEIIIPGGVQKSKEVAAYLNKVKSVVGVIRINPPQVSGNDLRVTAIQSIGSRTSAAQTLIHNLRLIDAPAGTLIGGAAADFTDSQDGIADKLPWALGWIALSVLILIFIFTGSIILPIKAVILNGLSLVATLGVLSWIFIDGHMKWLIGDFTVTGTLDTGTTILVAVVVFGLSMDYEIFLLSRIREEHFAGKSNTEAVATGLQRSARIITAAAMLLAVVFASFISSGVTSIKLLGLGVGFAVLLDATLIRALLVPALMRLFGELNWWAPKALKRFTLAH, from the coding sequence GTGTTCGACACCCTTGCTCACCTGGTTGTCCGTCGTCGGAAAATAACCCTTTTTCTCTTCATCATCATCGTTGTATCCGCCGGCGCCATCGGTTCCGCCGTCATTTCCAAACTAGATAGCGGCGGGTACTCAGATCCGAAAAGTGAGTCTGCTCAGGCATCGAAGTACCTGACAGATCATTTCAACGTAAAGGATCCAAGTGTTGTCCTCGTCGTCGACTCGGGGATGAAGGGACTAAACGATGCAACCGTGATTGCCTCTGAGTCTCGTTTGGAATCTCAGGTGAAAGTTGTGCCAGGGGTGGCCCAAACACTCTCGTATTGGAGTTCCGGAAAGTCACCGACTCTCATGTCGAGTGATGGGAAAGCAGCCTTTCTCTTCGTCTATACGGAGAAAACGAATTTTGGAAGCATAGAAGATGTGGGAAGAGTGATTCAGGAGAAGTTTGAAGGAAAGTTCGAATCCCTCACTGTCTACACCTCGGGCGCTGGTGTGGTTGCACATGCGATTAACTCCAAGATTTCTAAAGACCTAGCCTTGGCGGAGGCAATCTCAATTCCTCTCACCTTTATCCTGCTCGCTTTTGTATTTGGTGCGTTAGTTGCATCAGCGATGCCACTAGTGGTCGGAATCAGCGCAATTCTCGGGGCGCTTTTCATCATCTTGCTTTTCACACTTTTCACGAATGTCAGCATTTATGCACTCAATCTCATTACCGGCCTTGGATTAGGTCTGGGAATTGACTACGCACTCCTCATCGTCAATCGGTTCCGCGAAGAATTGCATTCAGGAAAGAACGTCGAAGAAGCGGTGACCACGACCATCATGAGTGCAGGAAAAACGGTCTTCTATTCGGGCTTGACTGTTCTTGTCACGCTCAGTTCGCTCATGCTCTTTCCGCTCAGTTTCCTCAAGTCTTTTGGATATGCAGGAATTGCAGTCACTACCCTCGCAGTAGTCGGCGCTCTTATTCCTCTTCCCGCAATCTTGGCAATACTAGGCAATCGGATCGACAAAGGGGTCGTCCGTCGCGGGGCCATTACCCAGAAAGAAGAGGGTCGTTGGGCACGGACGGCCCGATTCGTCATGCGACGACCCGTACCAGTTGTAGTTGTTTCCTTGATTATTTTGGGTGTCTTGGCCGCACCGATCAAAGATATTGCCTTCGCACAAATCGACTCACGGGTCCTACCAAAATCGAATAGTGCGGCCATCGCGTCAAAAATGATTCTGGACCGTTTCCCGGGACAAGAGAGCAGTCCGATTGAAATCATTATTCCTGGTGGAGTCCAGAAGTCGAAGGAAGTTGCTGCTTACCTCAATAAGGTGAAATCCGTTGTAGGCGTTATACGTATCAACCCTCCACAAGTCAGCGGGAATGATCTGCGGGTTACGGCAATCCAATCAATTGGTTCGCGGACAAGTGCCGCTCAGACGCTTATTCATAATCTCCGGTTAATCGATGCACCTGCTGGGACTCTCATCGGTGGAGCCGCTGCCGACTTCACAGACTCGCAAGATGGAATCGCTGACAAGTTGCCGTGGGCACTCGGGTGGATTGCGTTAAGCGTTCTGATACTCATATTCATCTTCACGGGTTCGATAATTCTGCCCATCAAAGCCGTGATACTAAATGGACTCTCATTAGTTGCGACGCTTGGAGTCCTGAGTTGGATTTTCATCGATGGCCATATGAAATGGCTCATTGGGGATTTCACAGTAACGGGCACCCTTGATACCGGAACAACGATTCTGGTTGCTGTGGTGGTCTTCGGGCTCTCGATGGACTACGAGATTTTTCTCCTGTCGCGCATACGGGAGGAACATTTCGCCGGCAAATCCAACACCGAAGCGGTGGCGACGGGATTGCAGCGCTCTGCGCGAATTATTACGGCAGCTGCGATGCTGCTCGCAGTTGTGTTTGCCTCCTTTATTTCAAGCGGCGTAACTTCGATCAAA